The Chryseolinea soli genome contains a region encoding:
- a CDS encoding M23 family metallopeptidase, which yields MSNFKYHYNPKTCQYERARWDVKDILWYVAGLVTMGLLFCGAMIFAHDSFIESETERLLRAENQVLEKHKPVLEEQLATVEATLVSLKEDDKALYTKVFNSDLPQSETSASTLSKEKILLADAAGFKDMMEILKSKSEALRKTSANSNAFFGNTTHITKDQFDIMGSIPSTQPVANTQLDLLVSGFGERINPFHKGNYKHPGVDFAAARGTAVSATANGRVVTISKTTLQAGYGNYIDVDHGHGFVTRYAHLEEIKVQRGQNVSKGTVIGTVGSSGGSTAPHLHYEVIRDGEPVDPARYLMEGLSSEQHMKLLKLSSKQNQSLD from the coding sequence ATGTCGAACTTCAAGTATCACTACAATCCAAAAACCTGCCAATACGAACGTGCCCGCTGGGATGTGAAAGACATTTTGTGGTATGTCGCCGGATTGGTTACAATGGGGCTCCTCTTTTGCGGGGCCATGATCTTCGCCCACGACTCCTTCATCGAATCCGAAACCGAAAGGCTGCTGCGAGCGGAAAACCAGGTGCTGGAAAAGCATAAACCGGTGCTCGAAGAACAACTGGCCACTGTGGAAGCCACCCTGGTCAGCTTAAAAGAAGACGATAAGGCGCTATACACCAAGGTATTCAACAGCGACCTGCCACAATCGGAAACCTCCGCCTCCACCCTCTCGAAAGAAAAAATCCTACTCGCCGACGCTGCCGGTTTCAAGGACATGATGGAAATCCTGAAGTCCAAATCGGAAGCCCTGCGAAAAACTTCTGCCAACAGCAACGCCTTCTTTGGCAACACTACCCACATCACCAAAGACCAGTTCGACATCATGGGTTCCATACCCTCCACACAACCCGTGGCGAATACGCAACTGGATTTGTTAGTGTCGGGCTTTGGCGAACGCATCAATCCTTTTCACAAAGGCAACTATAAACATCCCGGTGTTGACTTTGCAGCAGCGCGCGGCACAGCAGTGTCCGCCACGGCGAATGGCAGAGTCGTCACGATCAGCAAAACTACCCTGCAAGCCGGCTATGGCAACTACATCGACGTAGACCACGGCCATGGTTTCGTAACGCGCTATGCGCACCTGGAAGAGATCAAGGTGCAACGCGGGCAAAACGTTTCAAAGGGCACAGTGATCGGCACCGTGGGGAGTAGCGGAGGTTCTACGGCGCCACACCTGCACTATGAAGTGATCCGTGATGGCGAACCGGTGGATCCTGCGCGTTACCTGATGGAAGGATTGTCGAGCGAGCAACACATGAAGTTGCTGAAACTAAGTTCCAAACAAAACCAGTCGCTGGACTAA